Proteins from a single region of Novosphingobium sp. CECT 9465:
- the lexA gene encoding transcriptional repressor LexA, whose amino-acid sequence MLTRKQHELLTFIQIRLEESGISPSFEEMKEALDLKSKSGVHRLISALEERGFIRRLANRARALEVIRQPESAVSKPASAPLQPAANIASVAAPPRAAPKATPAPANDVIELPLHGKIAAGMPIEALETAATLPVPAALLGAGEHYALEVSGDSMIEAGIFDGDYALVRKTDAARDGEIVVALVRGEEATLKYLHREKGMIRLDPANAAYDPQFYRPDEVAVQGKLAGLLRRYH is encoded by the coding sequence ATGTTGACGCGCAAGCAGCATGAACTGCTCACCTTCATCCAGATCCGTCTGGAAGAATCCGGCATTTCCCCCAGTTTTGAGGAAATGAAGGAAGCGCTTGATCTCAAGTCGAAGTCGGGGGTGCATCGCCTGATCTCGGCACTGGAAGAGCGCGGCTTCATTCGCCGCCTGGCCAATCGCGCCCGCGCGCTGGAAGTCATCCGCCAGCCTGAAAGCGCAGTAAGCAAACCTGCCTCGGCGCCGTTGCAACCGGCTGCCAACATCGCTTCAGTGGCCGCCCCGCCGCGCGCCGCGCCAAAGGCCACACCCGCGCCGGCGAATGACGTCATCGAATTGCCGCTACACGGCAAAATCGCCGCTGGCATGCCGATCGAGGCGCTTGAAACGGCTGCAACCTTGCCCGTGCCTGCCGCACTGCTTGGCGCGGGCGAGCATTACGCACTGGAAGTGTCGGGCGATTCCATGATCGAAGCTGGCATTTTCGATGGTGACTATGCGCTCGTGCGCAAGACCGACGCCGCGCGCGATGGCGAAATCGTCGTTGCACTGGTACGCGGAGAGGAAGCAACGCTCAAGTATCTCCACCGTGAAAAGGGCATGATCCGGCTCGATCCCGCCAATGCCGCCTACGATCCCCAGTTCTACCGGCCCGATGAAGTGGCCGTGCAAGGCAAACTCGCCGGATTGCTGCGCCGCTATCATTGA
- a CDS encoding molybdopterin molybdotransferase MoeA: MRTPPLPLAEAQARLLALAAAVPVEHRAVGECIGHYLAAPLHARRTQPAAPLSAMDGYALRSADLPGPCDVIGESAAGHPFAGTIGKGQASRISTGAVVPQGADMVLLQEDATREGDAVRLTGEAPAPLQRHIRPAGMDFAEHSVLIAAGSRIGPAQIALAIAGGYSHLPVHRPISLTVIDSGDELVLPGQLPDLHQLPASNGPMLCAMAAALPTRITHRGPVADSLADLAATLDAARDADVIVTSGGASVGDHDLVRPALEAIGATIDFWRVGIKPGKPLLIARRNTQIIIGLPGNPASAYVTAFLFLMPLLRAMLGAAQPLPRTIPARLAGPMGKGGSRMEFLRAQWDGATVALDPLQDSGALSPLSRANALIVRDAGADARPTGAHVPVYLLENGGIA, translated from the coding sequence ATGAGAACGCCGCCGCTTCCCCTCGCCGAAGCGCAGGCGCGCCTGCTCGCGCTCGCCGCTGCCGTTCCGGTCGAACACCGCGCCGTCGGTGAATGCATCGGCCATTATCTCGCGGCCCCGCTGCACGCCCGCCGTACCCAGCCCGCCGCGCCGCTCTCGGCCATGGACGGCTATGCCTTGCGCTCCGCAGACCTTCCCGGACCGTGCGACGTGATCGGGGAAAGCGCTGCGGGCCATCCGTTCGCAGGCACGATCGGCAAAGGCCAAGCCTCCCGGATCAGCACCGGCGCGGTCGTTCCGCAAGGCGCGGACATGGTGCTGTTGCAGGAAGACGCCACCCGCGAAGGCGACGCGGTGCGCCTGACCGGCGAGGCGCCCGCGCCGCTCCAGCGGCATATCCGTCCCGCCGGAATGGACTTTGCCGAACATTCCGTGCTGATTGCGGCGGGCAGCCGCATCGGCCCCGCGCAGATCGCGCTCGCCATTGCAGGCGGCTACAGCCACCTCCCGGTCCATCGCCCGATCTCGCTGACCGTCATCGACAGCGGCGATGAACTTGTTCTGCCCGGCCAATTGCCGGATTTGCATCAGCTCCCGGCAAGCAACGGACCGATGCTGTGCGCGATGGCCGCCGCGCTTCCCACCCGAATCACACACCGCGGCCCTGTGGCAGACAGCCTTGCAGACCTTGCCGCCACTCTGGACGCCGCCCGCGATGCGGATGTGATAGTGACCAGCGGCGGCGCTTCGGTCGGTGACCATGATCTTGTCCGCCCCGCGCTCGAAGCCATTGGCGCCACCATCGATTTCTGGCGCGTCGGGATAAAGCCGGGCAAACCGTTGCTCATTGCCAGGCGGAACACGCAGATCATCATCGGCCTGCCGGGAAATCCGGCTTCGGCCTATGTCACCGCCTTCCTGTTCCTGATGCCGCTGCTGCGCGCCATGCTTGGCGCAGCGCAGCCTTTGCCGCGAACGATTCCAGCCCGCCTCGCCGGTCCGATGGGCAAGGGGGGAAGTCGCATGGAATTCCTGCGGGCGCAGTGGGATGGAGCCACGGTGGCGCTCGATCCCTTGCAGGATTCAGGGGCGCTATCCCCACTTTCCCGCGCGAACGCCCTGATCGTGCGCGATGCCGGAGCCGATGCCAGGCCGACAGGAGCGCATGTTCCGGTTTACCTGCTCGAAAATGGCGGTATTGCTTGA
- the moaC gene encoding cyclic pyranopterin monophosphate synthase MoaC, which translates to MNGLTHLDSGGTARMVDVGAKAETHRVAIAKGAIRMNAATLASVREGNAPKGDVLGAARIAGIMAAKKTGDLIPLCHPLALDAVNVDFAFTETGVECTATASLTGKTGIEMEALTAVSVALLTVYDMAKALDKGMVIEGIRLIEKRGGKSGIWVAPE; encoded by the coding sequence ATGAACGGATTGACTCACCTCGATTCGGGCGGCACCGCGCGGATGGTCGATGTCGGTGCGAAGGCCGAGACGCACCGGGTGGCCATCGCCAAGGGTGCGATCCGCATGAACGCGGCCACGCTCGCCTCCGTGCGCGAGGGCAACGCGCCCAAGGGCGACGTGCTCGGCGCCGCGCGCATCGCCGGGATCATGGCCGCGAAGAAGACCGGCGATCTGATCCCGCTGTGCCACCCCCTCGCGCTCGACGCGGTGAACGTGGACTTTGCGTTCACCGAAACCGGTGTGGAATGCACCGCCACCGCCTCTCTGACAGGCAAGACCGGGATCGAGATGGAAGCGCTCACCGCCGTATCGGTCGCGCTGCTGACCGTCTACGACATGGCCAAGGCGCTGGACAAAGGCATGGTCATCGAAGGTATCCGCCTGATCGAGAAGCGCGGCGGCAAGTCCGGCATTTGGGTAGCGCCCGAATGA
- a CDS encoding glycosyltransferase family 2 protein yields the protein MASILRSEVQAERHVLAPRLSVVIPTFNEFSNIAPLVEAVRGVLGDLPWEMIVVDDDSRDGTYDEVLRIAQTEPRLRCLRRIGRRGLSSAVTEGVLAANGDVIAVMDADFQHDETKLPIMYHRLLDEDADLVVGTRYAGDGSVGDWDATRARMSDLATRLSRRLTGYQATDPVSGFFLIRRAVFVSTLYGLSQQGYKILIDILTSATHKLKVIEVPYIFRNRAQGESKISLMVVAEFAFLLIDKVTRGWIPPRFVLFAGVGGLGLLVHLAVLFSGARGGMNFIHAQALATYTSMIFNYVINNEFTYRDRRLVGLNFVRGLALFIIICSIGAIANVGVAELVISRTQSWTIAGIGGALMGAVFNFGAASSIVWGQHKRRRAGAPK from the coding sequence GTGGCAAGCATTCTTCGATCCGAAGTGCAGGCGGAGCGCCATGTACTGGCCCCTCGTTTGTCTGTAGTCATTCCCACTTTCAATGAATTTTCAAACATCGCGCCGCTGGTAGAGGCTGTGCGCGGAGTGTTAGGGGATTTGCCGTGGGAAATGATCGTCGTTGATGACGATAGTCGTGATGGTACTTACGACGAAGTGTTGCGTATCGCGCAAACAGAGCCAAGACTGAGATGTCTTCGCCGGATCGGTCGCAGGGGGTTGTCTTCGGCAGTGACCGAAGGGGTGCTGGCGGCGAATGGTGATGTCATCGCGGTAATGGACGCCGATTTTCAGCATGACGAAACAAAATTGCCAATCATGTACCACCGCCTTTTGGACGAGGACGCAGATCTGGTTGTTGGCACCCGGTACGCCGGGGATGGTTCAGTAGGGGATTGGGACGCGACGCGCGCCCGGATGAGCGATCTTGCGACCCGTCTCAGTCGTCGACTGACCGGCTATCAGGCAACCGATCCGGTCAGCGGATTTTTTCTCATTCGTCGTGCCGTGTTTGTCTCCACGCTCTACGGACTTTCGCAGCAGGGTTACAAGATACTGATCGATATTCTTACATCGGCCACGCACAAATTAAAGGTGATTGAAGTACCGTACATTTTCAGAAATCGTGCCCAAGGTGAAAGCAAGATCAGCCTGATGGTTGTTGCCGAGTTCGCATTTTTGCTTATCGACAAGGTGACGCGTGGATGGATACCGCCACGGTTCGTTCTTTTCGCCGGAGTGGGTGGGCTGGGTCTGCTGGTTCATCTGGCAGTTCTTTTCAGTGGTGCGCGGGGGGGCATGAATTTTATTCATGCGCAAGCGCTGGCAACGTACACTTCCATGATATTCAATTATGTCATCAATAATGAGTTTACCTACCGCGATCGCCGTCTTGTCGGCTTGAATTTCGTGCGGGGGCTGGCTCTTTTTATCATCATTTGCAGTATAGGCGCGATTGCCAATGTCGGCGTTGCCGAACTCGTTATAAGTCGTACGCAAAGCTGGACGATTGCGGGCATTGGCGGTGCTTTGATGGGGGCGGTTTTCAACTTCGGTGCAGCAAGCAGCATCGTATGGGGACAACACAAGCGTCGGCGGGCAGGGGCGCCAAAGTGA
- a CDS encoding glycosyltransferase family 39 protein, with amino-acid sequence MTRAGFSIREALFLAALIIAAIIVRIELADYSLGFDDFASLFFAEQPLSVLWSDWMVRETNPPLYYSMLHVWVSLFGHSEMAIRWLSIIGAAVGIAMLAMLVRPRFGIRAAIAVVVLTGLSAHHVFFSLAARGYIFAFDGVVLSLFGLFAMIEQPQMDRRHALPAVACYAIGSLVAIYSHTTMVIWPVAATAGVFVLRWRTLLENRGRLLVILAIANLVVLVGAAWWLSITVIQMRGVNHNISWIEPVGGRKLARLVSRNSYLVRAVDGAERITFVMIAGLIVLAMVRTWSTLATRAITILLVLATVVFCAVGYVKPIVAPRTLFWLNVFPLLLVAIAIGSIKSRLGYLAVLATMVGLFVANLSWSHWTFLEEDGYSEGLMHVAADPNRVMVVESEAMGNIVQRACRVTYPDKARCPIRIFTIRTNKKADVWATGTIAEPILPWNRLREVIPLRTEIYTLGRWGIYDPASKIYKSYWIKPTAGPMRVRLDGPFSAEHFAHVTTNLSDHAQRK; translated from the coding sequence GTGACACGTGCAGGATTCTCCATCAGAGAAGCACTATTTCTTGCAGCGCTCATAATTGCTGCGATTATTGTGCGGATTGAATTGGCTGACTACTCCTTGGGGTTCGATGATTTTGCATCGCTGTTTTTTGCAGAGCAGCCCCTGTCAGTACTGTGGAGCGATTGGATGGTGCGGGAAACAAACCCGCCTTTATACTATTCTATGCTTCATGTATGGGTTTCCTTGTTCGGTCACTCAGAAATGGCGATACGCTGGCTATCAATCATCGGCGCGGCAGTCGGGATTGCGATGCTGGCGATGTTGGTGCGGCCTCGCTTCGGCATTCGAGCGGCAATCGCTGTCGTCGTGCTGACAGGCTTATCGGCGCACCATGTGTTTTTCAGTTTGGCCGCCCGCGGATATATCTTTGCGTTCGATGGAGTCGTGCTGTCTCTCTTTGGGCTGTTTGCCATGATAGAGCAGCCGCAGATGGATAGGCGGCATGCGCTGCCAGCGGTTGCGTGTTATGCGATTGGATCGCTTGTCGCGATCTACAGCCACACCACCATGGTGATCTGGCCGGTGGCAGCCACTGCTGGTGTATTTGTATTGCGCTGGCGCACATTGCTGGAAAACCGTGGACGCCTCCTTGTGATCCTTGCAATTGCCAATTTAGTAGTTCTGGTGGGCGCGGCGTGGTGGCTCTCGATCACCGTCATCCAGATGCGCGGCGTCAATCACAACATCAGCTGGATAGAACCGGTCGGTGGACGCAAACTTGCGCGATTGGTTTCGAGAAACAGCTATCTCGTTCGCGCAGTCGATGGAGCAGAGCGTATCACCTTCGTCATGATTGCCGGTTTGATTGTTTTGGCAATGGTGAGGACTTGGAGTACGTTGGCGACGCGGGCGATCACGATTTTGCTTGTTTTGGCAACGGTCGTGTTTTGCGCCGTCGGCTATGTAAAGCCGATCGTTGCACCTCGTACGCTGTTCTGGCTCAATGTGTTTCCACTGCTGCTCGTCGCCATCGCGATTGGATCGATCAAATCCCGCTTAGGATATTTGGCTGTGTTAGCGACTATGGTCGGCTTGTTTGTTGCAAACCTTTCCTGGAGCCATTGGACTTTCCTGGAAGAAGACGGATATTCCGAAGGGCTGATGCATGTCGCGGCAGATCCGAACCGGGTTATGGTCGTTGAAAGCGAAGCGATGGGCAATATCGTGCAGCGCGCCTGTCGGGTTACTTACCCTGACAAAGCCCGTTGTCCGATCCGCATTTTCACCATCAGGACAAATAAGAAAGCTGATGTCTGGGCAACCGGGACTATCGCTGAGCCAATTTTACCTTGGAATCGGTTACGTGAAGTGATTCCGCTGCGCACTGAGATATACACTTTGGGACGATGGGGGATTTATGATCCTGCCTCCAAAATCTACAAGAGTTACTGGATCAAACCTACCGCAGGCCCGATGAGAGTGAGATTGGATGGACCATTTTCAGCCGAACATTTTGCGCACGTGACCACCAATCTTTCGGACCACGCGCAACGCAAGTAG
- the trpC gene encoding indole-3-glycerol phosphate synthase TrpC: MTDKLTEICDTKRSEVAARKAAISRGELESRAAQQTPPRGFEAALRAKAATGYALIAEIKKASPSKGLIRADFSPAAHAAAYQAGGAACLSVLTDAPYFQGHEDYLIEARAACTLPVIRKDFMVDPWQCLEARAIGADAILIIAACLSDAQMAEIEAAARQHGMDALVEVHNEAEMERAARLKSRLIGVNNRDLKRFVTDLDTTERLAPLAPEGTLLVAESGINTHADLLRLEKCGARTFLVGEALMRQADVEAATRGLLEG, from the coding sequence ATGACCGACAAACTCACCGAAATCTGCGACACCAAGCGCAGCGAAGTCGCCGCCCGCAAGGCAGCCATCAGCCGTGGCGAACTGGAAAGCCGCGCCGCGCAGCAAACGCCGCCGCGCGGGTTCGAAGCAGCCCTTCGCGCCAAGGCCGCCACCGGATATGCGCTGATTGCCGAGATCAAGAAGGCCAGCCCGTCCAAGGGTCTGATCCGCGCCGATTTCAGCCCCGCCGCCCACGCTGCCGCCTATCAGGCGGGAGGCGCTGCCTGCCTCTCGGTCCTCACCGACGCGCCCTATTTTCAGGGCCACGAGGACTACCTGATCGAAGCCCGCGCCGCCTGCACCCTGCCAGTGATCCGTAAGGATTTCATGGTCGATCCGTGGCAGTGCCTTGAGGCCCGCGCCATCGGCGCCGACGCCATCCTGATCATCGCCGCCTGCCTGTCAGACGCGCAAATGGCCGAGATCGAAGCCGCCGCCCGCCAACACGGCATGGACGCCCTCGTCGAAGTCCACAACGAAGCGGAAATGGAACGCGCCGCCCGCCTCAAATCCCGCCTGATCGGCGTAAACAACCGCGACCTCAAACGCTTCGTTACCGACCTCGACACCACGGAGCGCCTTGCGCCATTAGCACCCGAAGGCACACTGCTTGTGGCAGAGAGCGGCATCAACACCCACGCGGACCTGTTGCGCCTCGAAAAGTGCGGCGCGCGTACGTTTCTGGTGGGCGAAGCGCTGATGCGCCAAGCAGATGTGGAAGCGGCTACGCGGGGGTTGTTGGAGGGGTGA
- the trpD gene encoding anthranilate phosphoribosyltransferase encodes MSALPDALHPLEEAEAEQAFAAILDGKVPDDQIAHFLVALSDRGETASEIAGAARAMRARMIPIIAPDNAIDVCGTGGDGHHTLNVSTAVSLVVAACGVPVAKHGNRAASSKAGAADTLEALGLNLDRAAETAEATLNDLGICFLFAARHHPSMGRIMPIRKALGRRTIFNLMGPLANPAGVRRQLVGIARPAYVPIYAEALLRLGTDHSLVISGDEGLDELSLAGGNELAEVKDGELAMRRITPADAGLPTAPVDAIRGGDAAHNAAALRALLQGEQGPYRNAVLFNAAAALIVAGEARDWHEGVEEVAEAIDKGLANALLNCWISALK; translated from the coding sequence ATGAGCGCGCTGCCCGACGCCCTCCACCCGCTGGAAGAGGCCGAAGCCGAACAGGCCTTCGCCGCGATTCTCGATGGCAAGGTGCCCGACGATCAGATCGCCCACTTCCTCGTCGCGCTGTCGGATCGCGGTGAGACAGCCAGCGAAATCGCAGGTGCCGCCCGCGCCATGCGCGCCCGCATGATCCCCATCATCGCGCCTGACAATGCCATCGACGTCTGCGGCACCGGCGGCGATGGGCATCACACGCTCAACGTCTCCACCGCTGTCAGCCTCGTTGTTGCGGCCTGCGGGGTGCCCGTCGCCAAGCACGGTAATCGCGCCGCCAGTTCCAAGGCCGGCGCTGCTGACACGTTGGAAGCGCTCGGCCTGAACCTCGATCGCGCGGCCGAAACCGCCGAGGCCACGCTGAACGATCTCGGCATATGCTTCCTCTTTGCCGCGCGCCACCACCCGTCGATGGGCCGCATCATGCCCATCCGCAAGGCGCTGGGCCGCCGCACCATCTTCAACCTGATGGGACCACTGGCCAATCCCGCAGGCGTCCGCCGCCAGCTCGTCGGCATCGCCCGACCCGCCTATGTGCCGATCTACGCCGAAGCCCTCCTGCGCCTTGGCACCGACCACAGCCTGGTCATTTCCGGCGATGAAGGCCTGGACGAACTGAGTCTGGCGGGCGGCAACGAACTGGCCGAAGTGAAAGACGGTGAACTCGCCATGCGCCGGATCACCCCTGCAGACGCAGGCCTGCCCACCGCCCCGGTCGATGCCATCCGTGGCGGAGACGCCGCCCACAACGCCGCCGCCCTGCGCGCGCTCCTCCAGGGTGAACAAGGCCCCTACCGCAACGCCGTCCTGTTCAACGCCGCCGCCGCGCTGATCGTGGCAGGCGAAGCGCGGGACTGGCACGAAGGCGTAGAAGAAGTCGCCGAAGCCATCGACAAGGGCCTCGCCAATGCGCTGCTCAACTGCTGGATTTCGGCGCTCAAATAA
- a CDS encoding aminodeoxychorismate/anthranilate synthase component II, with amino-acid sequence MILVIDNYDSFTWNLVHYLMEMGAEVEVVRNDALTAAQAIATGAQGFLLSPGPCTPNEAGISLDLVGAAADAKLPLLGVCLGHQSIGQYFGGKVVRGGLMHGKTSPVTHDGTGVFEGLPSPFIATRYHSLIVTDIPACLEVNAQSDDTHVMGFRHTSLPIHGVQFHPESIATEHGHAMIGNFLKLCGINIRPVPA; translated from the coding sequence ATGATCCTCGTCATCGACAACTACGACAGCTTCACCTGGAACCTCGTCCATTACCTGATGGAGATGGGCGCGGAGGTCGAAGTCGTGCGCAACGATGCGCTCACCGCCGCACAGGCCATCGCAACCGGTGCACAAGGGTTCCTGCTCTCGCCCGGCCCGTGTACCCCCAATGAGGCGGGCATCAGCCTCGACCTCGTCGGAGCCGCTGCCGACGCCAAGCTGCCGCTGCTCGGCGTGTGCCTCGGCCACCAGTCGATCGGACAGTATTTCGGCGGCAAGGTCGTGCGCGGCGGGCTGATGCATGGGAAGACCTCGCCCGTCACCCACGATGGCACCGGCGTGTTCGAAGGGCTGCCCAGCCCGTTCATCGCCACGCGCTATCACTCGCTGATCGTCACCGACATTCCCGCCTGCCTCGAAGTCAACGCACAGTCCGATGACACGCACGTCATGGGCTTCCGCCACACCTCGCTACCCATCCACGGCGTCCAGTTCCACCCGGAGAGCATCGCCACCGAGCACGGCCACGCGATGATCGGCAATTTCCTCAAGCTCTGCGGCATCAACATCCGCCCTGTCCCGGCATGA
- a CDS encoding YcxB family protein, with product MSTSFAVTMPFEEYLAANWLMIRRNWLWRGVIRYLLVLGPILAAIIESGAWVRDGFDAARLVASLLLGLAFAAGALAVTFLWFSWSVPRSARKAYAELKLDGVATTYTFNQTELLVSNTLGTARLPWDHITTWTENTRMILLCRTRMMFFCIPKSQVDVGELEALRSALIAANVPIR from the coding sequence ATGAGCACCAGCTTTGCGGTCACCATGCCTTTCGAGGAGTATCTGGCAGCAAACTGGCTAATGATTCGTCGAAACTGGTTGTGGCGCGGTGTCATCAGGTACCTGCTGGTTTTGGGTCCTATCTTGGCTGCAATCATCGAATCTGGTGCGTGGGTCCGCGACGGTTTCGACGCTGCCCGACTTGTAGCATCGTTACTCTTGGGTCTCGCATTTGCGGCGGGAGCGCTGGCCGTGACCTTTTTGTGGTTTAGTTGGTCCGTTCCGCGTTCCGCGCGAAAGGCATATGCCGAACTGAAACTTGATGGCGTTGCCACGACTTACACTTTCAATCAGACCGAACTGCTGGTGTCCAATACATTGGGCACCGCACGGCTCCCTTGGGACCACATCACGACTTGGACAGAAAATACTCGGATGATACTGCTCTGCCGGACACGAATGATGTTCTTCTGTATTCCCAAGTCGCAAGTTGATGTTGGCGAGCTTGAGGCACTGCGCAGTGCACTCATCGCCGCAAACGTGCCAATTCGCTAG
- a CDS encoding anthranilate synthase component I family protein has protein sequence MLTIDATITAALPENHGPALAQLSAGAPALIWRKLIVDTETPVGAALKLMESGRGDFLLESVQGGEVRGRYSLLGLDPDLVFRATGTSAEINRIWRHDKASFVTLPGNALAELRALVAACRIDVPVALPPALACLVGYFGYETIGLVEKLPRAPQSDLVLPDMLFSRPTVVLVFDRLSDELFAIAPVWAEGGSPAHLLEAATDRIDNALRKLADAVPADPRLSETVDVTPQPVMPASNYAGMVNAAKDYIEAGDIFQVVLAQRFTAPFPLPPIALYRALRRINPSPFLYFLDLPGFALTGSSPEILVRIRDGEVTIRPIAGTRPRGKTPEEDRANELSLLEDPKERAEHLMLLDLGRNDVGRVAKAGTVKVTESYTVERYSHVMHIVSNVVGQLDTTRADSVDALFAGFPAGTVSGAPKVRACEIIAQLEPETRGAYAGGVGYFAPDGSVDSCIVLRTGIVKDGMLHAQAGAGIVADSTPEYEQRECELKSGALFAAAREAVRVASEAGFGQ, from the coding sequence ATGCTTACGATTGACGCCACCATCACCGCCGCACTGCCTGAAAACCACGGCCCCGCGCTCGCCCAGCTTTCCGCCGGTGCCCCGGCGCTGATCTGGCGCAAGCTGATCGTCGATACCGAAACGCCGGTTGGCGCAGCGCTCAAGCTGATGGAATCAGGCCGTGGCGATTTCCTGCTGGAATCGGTGCAGGGCGGCGAAGTACGGGGACGATACAGCCTGCTCGGCCTCGATCCCGACCTTGTCTTTCGCGCCACGGGCACCAGCGCCGAAATCAACCGCATCTGGCGGCATGACAAGGCCTCGTTCGTCACGCTCCCCGGCAACGCCCTTGCCGAACTGCGCGCGCTCGTCGCGGCCTGCCGTATCGATGTGCCCGTCGCCTTGCCCCCGGCACTGGCCTGCCTCGTCGGCTATTTCGGCTATGAGACCATCGGCCTTGTCGAGAAACTTCCCCGCGCGCCGCAAAGCGATCTCGTCCTGCCCGACATGCTGTTCTCCCGGCCCACGGTGGTACTGGTGTTCGACCGTCTGTCCGACGAACTGTTCGCCATTGCGCCGGTCTGGGCCGAAGGCGGCAGCCCTGCACACCTGCTCGAAGCAGCCACAGACCGCATCGACAACGCCCTGCGCAAGCTGGCCGACGCCGTGCCTGCCGATCCGCGCCTTTCGGAAACGGTGGACGTCACCCCCCAACCGGTCATGCCCGCGTCCAACTATGCCGGCATGGTGAACGCGGCGAAGGACTATATCGAGGCAGGCGACATCTTCCAGGTCGTCCTCGCCCAGCGCTTCACCGCGCCCTTCCCGCTGCCGCCCATCGCGCTCTATCGCGCCTTGCGCCGCATTAACCCCTCGCCGTTCCTCTATTTCCTCGACCTGCCGGGCTTCGCGCTCACCGGCTCCAGCCCGGAAATCCTTGTCCGCATCCGCGATGGCGAAGTCACCATCCGCCCCATCGCCGGAACCCGCCCGCGCGGCAAAACGCCTGAGGAAGACCGCGCCAACGAACTGAGCCTGCTCGAAGACCCCAAGGAACGCGCCGAACACCTGATGCTGCTGGACCTCGGCCGCAACGATGTGGGCCGCGTAGCCAAGGCAGGCACGGTCAAGGTCACCGAAAGCTACACCGTCGAACGCTACAGCCACGTCATGCACATCGTCTCGAACGTGGTCGGCCAGCTCGACACCACCCGCGCCGACAGCGTGGACGCCCTATTCGCCGGTTTCCCGGCAGGCACCGTCAGCGGCGCGCCAAAGGTGCGCGCCTGCGAGATCATCGCGCAGCTCGAACCCGAAACCCGCGGCGCCTACGCCGGCGGCGTCGGCTACTTCGCCCCCGACGGCTCGGTCGACAGCTGCATCGTCCTGCGCACCGGCATCGTCAAAGACGGCATGCTCCACGCCCAGGCAGGCGCAGGCATCGTCGCCGACAGCACCCCCGAATACGAACAACGCGAATGCGAGCTGAAGTCGGGCGCTTTGTTCGCTGCGGCGCGCGAGGCAGTGCGTGTGGCGAGCGAAGCGGGATTTGGACAATGA